One genomic segment of Ricinus communis isolate WT05 ecotype wild-type chromosome 5, ASM1957865v1, whole genome shotgun sequence includes these proteins:
- the LOC8267385 gene encoding NDR1/HIN1-like protein 26 produces the protein MYTSDRLPVRQSGPSQNPNPTIKRHHTARYYAHRVHESLTTRVSKIICATFLILLFLVGLVLFILWLSLRPHRPRVFLTDFSIPGLGQPNGFENAQVIFNVTVRNSNQHIGFYYGKVVGSVYYKEMQVGYTQVLDQFYQEPKNTTALNGVLSGATLTVSSQRWMQFVNARAQGRVMFVLDISSDIRFKVSTWGSHHHRMHASCEAVVGSDGFILATYRNKKCPVYFT, from the coding sequence ATGTACACCTCCGACAGGTTACCCGTTCGTCAATCTGGTCCCAGCCAGAACCCGAACCCAACCATTAAGCGCCACCACACCGCCCGCTACTATGCCCATCGGGTCCATGAGAGCCTCACAACCCGTGTCTCCAAGATTATTTGTGCCACTTTCTTGATCCTTCTTTTCCTCGTTGGCCTtgttcttttcattttatggCTCAGTTTACGACCCCATCGTCCTCGGGTCTTTTTAACAGATTTTTCGATCCCGGGTTTGGGTCAACCAAACGGGTTTGAGAATGCTCAGGTTATTTTCAACGTAACGGTCCGGAATTCAAACCAACATATTGGGTTTTATTACGGTAAAGTGGTCGGTTCGGtttattataaagaaatgCAGGTCGGGTACACGCAGGTATTGGATCAGTTTTATCAAGAACCGAAGAATACAACTGCTTTAAACGGGGTGCTAAGTGGAGCCACTTTGACCGTCAGTAGCCAGCGTTGGATGCAGTTCGTGAATGCCCGGGCGCAAGGGAGGGTGATGTTTGTTTTAGATATCTCATCAGATATTCGGTTTAAGGTGTCGACGTGGGGCAGTCATCACCATCGGATGCATGCCAGTTGTGAGGCTGTTGTGGGCTCTGATGGGTTCATCTTAGCAACTTATAGGAACAAGAAATGTCCTGTTTATTTCACTTGA
- the LOC8267384 gene encoding NDR1/HIN1-like protein 10 — protein MAHPITRKARAIQLAVAVVCTIVFFVGLIFLILWLSLRPHTPKFHIEDFSISVPSQPNELEIARITFNVTVHNGNHRIGILYDSLTGSVYYKDQWVGSTHLLDPFYQGPKKTTLVYHAVPVTALMVNSQRWMEFVNDRAKGSVDFRLELISTVRYRTKLWDTKRHRIHPNCIVPVGQDGLILPSYKHRKCTA, from the coding sequence ATGGCACACCCGATAACCCGAAAAGCCCGAGCCATCCAGTTAGCTGTAGCTGTTGTCTGCACCATTGTTTTCTTTGTTgggcttattttcttgattttatgGCTCAGTCTCCGTCCACATACTCCTAAATTTCacattgaagatttttcaatttcGGTTCCGAGTCAACCGAACGAACTTGAAATTGCCCGGATAACGTTCAATGTCACAGTTCATAATGGCAACCATCGAATAGGGATCTTATACGACTCTTTGACTGGGTCGGTTTATTACAAGGATCAATGGGTTGGATCCACACATTTACTGGATCCATTTTATCAAGGGCCCAAGAAAACTACCCTCGTGTATCATGCAGTGCCTGTTACAGCGTTAATGGTGAACAGCCAGCGGTGGATGGAGTTTGTCAATGATCGTGCAAAAGGGTCGGTTGATTTCCGTTTGGAATTGATATCGACAGTCCGATATAGGACAAAGCTGTGGGATACTAAGCGACATCGTATTCATCCCAATTGTATTGTTCCAGTGGGGCAAGATGGCCTTATTTTACCAAGTTATAAGCATAGGAAATGTACTGCCTAA
- the LOC8267383 gene encoding peroxidase 27: MAASKSFSALLIQLILLLFFFNPANAQLKVGFYSKTCPRAEAIVKEVINQVMSVAPSLAGPLLRMHFHDCFVRGCDGSVLLNATSSTQQVEKDALPNLSLRGYQIIDRVKTALEKECPGVVSCADVVAIVARDVTVASKGPYWEVETGRRDGRVSIGAETLTNLVAPNANITTLITRFQAKGLNLKDLVVLSGGHTIGTSHCSSFNNRLYNFTGMGINNDFDPTLDSEYVRKLKIKCRPGDQNSLVEMDPGSFKTFDESYFTLVSKRRGLFQSDAALLDNRVTKNYIKLQAATKSSTFFKDFGVSMVKMGRVDVLTGSAGEIRKVCSMVN; the protein is encoded by the exons ATGGCTGCTTCCAAGTCATTTTCAGCTCTTTTAATCCAATTAATccttctattatttttctttaacccTGCCAATGCGCAACTGAAAGTAGGGTTTTACTCCAAGACATGCCCGCGAGCTGAAGCCATTGTTAAGGAGGTTATCAATCAAGTCATGTCGGTAGCTCCATCCCTTGCTGGCCCCTTGTTGAGGATGCATTTTCATGATTGCTTTGTTAGG GGTTGTGATGGGTCAGTGCTATTAAACGCAACTAGTAGCACTCAGCAAGTTGAAAAAGATGCACTTCCGAATCTAAGTCTTCGAGGATACCAGATTATCGACAGAGTGAAGACTGCATTAGAAAAAGAATGTCCTGGAGTTGTTTCATGTGCTGACGTTGTGGCTATTGTTGCTAGGGATGTCACTGTGGCG AGCAAGGGACCATACTGGGAAGTCGAAACAGGAAGAAGAGATGGAAGGGTGTCCATCGGAGCAGAAACCTTAACAAACCTTGTAGCTCCAAATGCAAACATTACTACTTTGATTACAAGATTTCAAGCTAAGGGTTTGAATTTAAAAGACCTAGTAGTGCTATCAG GTGGGCACACAATTGGCACTTCTCACTGCTCTTCATTCAATAATCGACTTTACAACTTCACTGGAATGGGAATCAATAATGATTTTGATCCCACATTGGATTCAGAATAtgtaagaaaattgaaaatcaaatGCAGGCCAGGAGATCAAAATTCGCTTGTAGAAATGGATCCTGGCAGTTTCAAGACATTTGATGAAAGTTATTTCACACTTGTGAGTAAAAGAAGGGGCCTTTTCCAATCTGATGCAGCTCTTCTTGACAATAGGGTGacaaaaaattacattaaGCTTCAGGCTGCCACAAAAAGTTCTACTTTCTTTAAAGACTTCGGTGTATCCATGGTGAAAATGGGTCGTGTTGATGTTCTCACGGGTTCTGCAGGTGAAATCAGGAAGGTTTGCAGCATGGTTAACTAA
- the LOC8267382 gene encoding uncharacterized protein LOC8267382 isoform X4 yields METADNPKLDLRSCHCEPGGLSDENMGTQKISVLDHINGFEYSAEKSDNFVIDMESFSHATNNKEVNPNSRITRSLSRKGSLRMSGRGGDKKINSNPSPNDRDAAVATSSPRGPGMPEKGSMVSVGTADHPSSSAQVHHQITITTTNNLNASSTEGRCTIRRNSFKRPSLSWTIDPKRVLFFFATLSSMGTMLLIYFTLSIGKLGADDNGID; encoded by the exons ATGGAAACGGCGGATAATCCAAAGTTG GATTTGCGTTCTTGTCATTGTGAGCCTGGTGGATTATCAGATGAAAATATGGGAACCCAGAAAATTTCTGTTTTAGATCATATAAATGGATTTGAATACTCAGCTGAGAAATCTGATAACTTTGTTATTGACATGGAAAGCTTCTCCCATGCCACCAATAACAAAGAAGTTAACCCAAATTCAAGAATTACG AGAAGCCTTTCCAGAAAAGGGTCTCTGCGCATGAGCGGCAGAGGCGGtgataaaaagattaattctAATCCTTCTCCTAATGATAGAGATGCTGCTGTTGCTACCTCTTCACCTAGAG GGCCTGGCATGCCCGAAAAGGGATCGATGGTATCAGTTGGGACCGCTGATCATCCCAGCAGCAGTGCACAAGTTCATCATCAGATCACCATTACTACTACCAACAATTTGAATGCGTCATCCACAGAAGGCAGATGCACCATCAGGAGGAACAGTTTCAAGCGTCCTTCACTTTCATGGACCATTGATCCCAAaagggttcttttctttttcgcCACCTT ATCAAGCATGGGAACGATGTTGCTGATATACTTCACTCTTTCAATTGGCAAGCTCGGGGCAGATGACAATGGTATTGATTGA
- the LOC8267382 gene encoding uncharacterized protein LOC8267382 isoform X2 → METADNPKLDLRSCHCEPGGLSDENMGTQKISVLDHINGFEYSAEKSDNFVIDMESFSHATNNKEVNPNSRITFQRSLSRKGSLRMSGRGGDKKINSNPSPNDRDAAVATSSPRGPGMPEKGSMVSVGTADHPSSSAQVHHQITITTTNNLNASSTEGRCTIRRNSFKRPSLSWTIDPKRVLFFFATLSSMGTMLLIYFTLSIGKLGADDNGID, encoded by the exons ATGGAAACGGCGGATAATCCAAAGTTG GATTTGCGTTCTTGTCATTGTGAGCCTGGTGGATTATCAGATGAAAATATGGGAACCCAGAAAATTTCTGTTTTAGATCATATAAATGGATTTGAATACTCAGCTGAGAAATCTGATAACTTTGTTATTGACATGGAAAGCTTCTCCCATGCCACCAATAACAAAGAAGTTAACCCAAATTCAAGAATTACG TTTCAGAGAAGCCTTTCCAGAAAAGGGTCTCTGCGCATGAGCGGCAGAGGCGGtgataaaaagattaattctAATCCTTCTCCTAATGATAGAGATGCTGCTGTTGCTACCTCTTCACCTAGAG GGCCTGGCATGCCCGAAAAGGGATCGATGGTATCAGTTGGGACCGCTGATCATCCCAGCAGCAGTGCACAAGTTCATCATCAGATCACCATTACTACTACCAACAATTTGAATGCGTCATCCACAGAAGGCAGATGCACCATCAGGAGGAACAGTTTCAAGCGTCCTTCACTTTCATGGACCATTGATCCCAAaagggttcttttctttttcgcCACCTT ATCAAGCATGGGAACGATGTTGCTGATATACTTCACTCTTTCAATTGGCAAGCTCGGGGCAGATGACAATGGTATTGATTGA
- the LOC8267382 gene encoding uncharacterized protein LOC8267382 isoform X3: METADNPKLDLRSCHCEPGGLSDENMGTQKISVLDHINGFEYSAEKSDNFVIDMESFSHATNNKEVNPNSRITRSLSRKGSLRMSGRGGDKKINSNPSPNDRDAAVATSSPRVGPGMPEKGSMVSVGTADHPSSSAQVHHQITITTTNNLNASSTEGRCTIRRNSFKRPSLSWTIDPKRVLFFFATLSSMGTMLLIYFTLSIGKLGADDNGID; encoded by the exons ATGGAAACGGCGGATAATCCAAAGTTG GATTTGCGTTCTTGTCATTGTGAGCCTGGTGGATTATCAGATGAAAATATGGGAACCCAGAAAATTTCTGTTTTAGATCATATAAATGGATTTGAATACTCAGCTGAGAAATCTGATAACTTTGTTATTGACATGGAAAGCTTCTCCCATGCCACCAATAACAAAGAAGTTAACCCAAATTCAAGAATTACG AGAAGCCTTTCCAGAAAAGGGTCTCTGCGCATGAGCGGCAGAGGCGGtgataaaaagattaattctAATCCTTCTCCTAATGATAGAGATGCTGCTGTTGCTACCTCTTCACCTAGAG TAGGGCCTGGCATGCCCGAAAAGGGATCGATGGTATCAGTTGGGACCGCTGATCATCCCAGCAGCAGTGCACAAGTTCATCATCAGATCACCATTACTACTACCAACAATTTGAATGCGTCATCCACAGAAGGCAGATGCACCATCAGGAGGAACAGTTTCAAGCGTCCTTCACTTTCATGGACCATTGATCCCAAaagggttcttttctttttcgcCACCTT ATCAAGCATGGGAACGATGTTGCTGATATACTTCACTCTTTCAATTGGCAAGCTCGGGGCAGATGACAATGGTATTGATTGA
- the LOC8267382 gene encoding uncharacterized protein LOC8267382 isoform X1, which yields METADNPKLDLRSCHCEPGGLSDENMGTQKISVLDHINGFEYSAEKSDNFVIDMESFSHATNNKEVNPNSRITFQRSLSRKGSLRMSGRGGDKKINSNPSPNDRDAAVATSSPRVGPGMPEKGSMVSVGTADHPSSSAQVHHQITITTTNNLNASSTEGRCTIRRNSFKRPSLSWTIDPKRVLFFFATLSSMGTMLLIYFTLSIGKLGADDNGID from the exons ATGGAAACGGCGGATAATCCAAAGTTG GATTTGCGTTCTTGTCATTGTGAGCCTGGTGGATTATCAGATGAAAATATGGGAACCCAGAAAATTTCTGTTTTAGATCATATAAATGGATTTGAATACTCAGCTGAGAAATCTGATAACTTTGTTATTGACATGGAAAGCTTCTCCCATGCCACCAATAACAAAGAAGTTAACCCAAATTCAAGAATTACG TTTCAGAGAAGCCTTTCCAGAAAAGGGTCTCTGCGCATGAGCGGCAGAGGCGGtgataaaaagattaattctAATCCTTCTCCTAATGATAGAGATGCTGCTGTTGCTACCTCTTCACCTAGAG TAGGGCCTGGCATGCCCGAAAAGGGATCGATGGTATCAGTTGGGACCGCTGATCATCCCAGCAGCAGTGCACAAGTTCATCATCAGATCACCATTACTACTACCAACAATTTGAATGCGTCATCCACAGAAGGCAGATGCACCATCAGGAGGAACAGTTTCAAGCGTCCTTCACTTTCATGGACCATTGATCCCAAaagggttcttttctttttcgcCACCTT ATCAAGCATGGGAACGATGTTGCTGATATACTTCACTCTTTCAATTGGCAAGCTCGGGGCAGATGACAATGGTATTGATTGA
- the LOC8267381 gene encoding probable pyruvate, phosphate dikinase regulatory protein, chloroplastic — MIAFSALQPPNLRPPSPQARSSRQEPGKLSRTSLHALSDPDSQQPQPRKPKGSSQLNRWSMARAIRSGRKLDRPGQRTQLAELKPPPQQRREMQLKEFSAIAAGNGDDDEAVEINTGKSIYMVSDGTGWTVEHSVNAALGQFEHCLVDRGCPVNTHLFSGIDDAETLMEIIKQAAKEGAMLVFTLADPSIAESAKQACKLWGIPSTDILGPITEAVASHLGVSPSGLPRGAPGRNFPLSDEYFRRIEAIEFTIKQDDGALPQNLYKADIILAGVSRTGKTPLSIYLAQKGYKVANVPIVMGVELPKSLFEVDPEKVFGLTINPMVLQTIRKARAKSLGFSIEVRSNYSEMDYVREELGFASRVFAQNPVWPVIEVTGKAIEETAAVILRLYHDRKNRCSMPRISKLY; from the exons ATGATTGCTTTCTCAGCCTTACAGCCCCCAAACCTCCGGCCGCCGTCGCCACAAGCACGCTCTTCTCGTCAAGAACCTGGTAAGCTCAGTCGTACTAGCCTCCATGCCTTATCCGACCCAGACTCCCAACAGCCTCAACCTAGGAAGCCGAAAGGCAGCTCTCAGCTCAATCGTTGGTCCATGGCTCGAGCAATCCGGTCTGGCCGTAAATTAGACAGACCTGGTCAGCGAACCCAGCTGGCGGAGCTTAAGCCTCCTCCACAACAGCGTAGAGAAATGCAATTGAAGGAGTTTAGTGCTATAGCAGCAGGCAACGGAGATGATGATGAAGCCGTTGAAATCAACACTGGGAAGTCTATTTATATGGTTTCTGACGGAACTGGATGGACGGTGGAGCATTCCGTTAACGCAGCGTTAGGTCAATTCGAGCACTGCTTGGTCGATCGTGGTTGTCCCGTAAATACCCACCTCTTTTCCGGG ATTGATGATGCAGAAACATTAATGGAGATTATAAAGCAAGCAGCTAAAGAAGGTGCCATGTTAGTCTTCACTTTAGCTGACCCTTCCATTGCAGAATCAGCTAAACAAGCTTGCAAATTATGGGGAATACCATCTACTGACATATTAGGACCAATAACTGAGGCAGTTGCTTCTCATCTAGGTGTTTCGCCTTCTGGTCTTCCCCGTGGTGCTCCTGGGAGGAACTTTCCCCTTTCTGATGAGTACTTTCGACGAATTGAAGCCATTGAATTCACCATCAAGCAAGATGATGGTGCCTTGCCACAGAACTTGTACAAGGCTGATATCATTCTTGCTGGTGTTTCTCGTACTGGAAAGACACCATTGTCTATTTATCTTGCACAAAAGGGATATAAAGTGGCAAATGTGCCTATTGTGATGGGTGTAGAATTGCCGAAGAGCTTGTTTGAGGTTGATCCTGAGAAGGTTTTTGGTCTGACCATCAATCCTATGGTTTTACAGACAATTCGAAAAGCAAGAGCTAAAAGTCTTGGATTTAGCATAGAAGTGAGGAGTAATTATTCGGAGATGGATTATGTAAGAGAGGAGTTGGGATTTGCTTCCAGGGTGTTTGCACAGAATCCGGTTTGGCCAGTAATTG AAGTGACAGGAAAAGCAATTGAAGAAACTGCAGCAGTGATATTAAGGCTTTACCATGATAGGAAGAACAGATGTTCAATGCCTCGAATCTCTAAACTTTACTAG